The Streptomyces sp. NBC_00440 genome contains a region encoding:
- the rarD gene encoding EamA family transporter RarD: MKGTSEQRTGVLNGAAAYVLWGLVPMFWPLLKPSGAMEILAHRMVWSLGVVLIALLVMRRWAWLGELLRTPRKLGLVAIAASVISVNWGGYIWAVNNGQVVEASLGYFINPLVTIAMGVLLLGERLRPAQWAAVGTGAVAVLVLAIGYGKPPWISLMLAFSFATYGLVKKKVNLGGLESLAAETAVQFLPALAYLVFLAARGESTFGSPAHGVLLASTGLITAIPLILFGAAAIRVPLSTLGLLQYLAPVFQFGLGILYFHEAMPPERWAGFALVWLALTLLTWDALRNAHRTRARAVQLTAEALEREQARAQVRGHRPGQAAGPDTAGPAASEPTATGPTI; this comes from the coding sequence GTGAAGGGCACCAGTGAGCAGCGGACAGGGGTCCTGAACGGCGCTGCGGCGTATGTGCTGTGGGGGCTCGTCCCGATGTTCTGGCCGCTGCTCAAGCCGTCCGGCGCCATGGAGATCCTGGCCCACCGCATGGTGTGGTCCCTGGGCGTCGTCCTGATCGCGCTGCTGGTGATGCGGCGCTGGGCCTGGCTCGGCGAGCTGCTCCGTACGCCCCGCAAGCTGGGGCTCGTGGCCATCGCCGCGTCGGTCATCAGCGTCAACTGGGGCGGCTACATCTGGGCCGTGAACAACGGTCAGGTCGTCGAGGCCTCGCTCGGCTACTTCATCAACCCGCTGGTCACCATCGCGATGGGTGTCCTGCTGCTCGGTGAACGGCTGCGGCCCGCCCAGTGGGCCGCCGTCGGCACCGGCGCGGTGGCCGTGCTGGTCCTGGCCATCGGATACGGCAAGCCGCCGTGGATCTCACTGATGCTGGCCTTCTCCTTCGCGACGTACGGGCTGGTCAAGAAGAAGGTGAATCTCGGCGGTCTGGAATCGCTCGCGGCTGAGACAGCGGTGCAGTTCCTGCCGGCGCTGGCGTACCTGGTATTCCTCGCCGCACGTGGCGAGTCCACTTTCGGCTCGCCCGCCCACGGAGTGCTCCTCGCGTCCACGGGTCTGATCACCGCGATACCGCTGATCCTCTTCGGCGCGGCGGCGATCCGGGTACCGCTCTCGACACTGGGACTGCTCCAGTACCTGGCGCCGGTCTTCCAGTTCGGTCTGGGCATCCTGTACTTCCACGAGGCGATGCCGCCGGAGCGGTGGGCGGGTTTCGCCCTGGTGTGGCTGGCGCTGACGCTGCTCACCTGGGACGCCCTGCGGAACGCGCACCGTACCCGGGCACGCGCGGTACAGCTGACGGCCGAGGCGCTGGAGCGGGAGCAGGCACGGGCTCAGGTGCGCGGACACCGGCCCGGACAGGCCGCCGGGCCGGACACCGCAGGACCGGCAGCCAGTGAGCCGACGGCCACCGGGCCCACCATCTGA